One window of Acipenser ruthenus chromosome 17, fAciRut3.2 maternal haplotype, whole genome shotgun sequence genomic DNA carries:
- the LOC117423546 gene encoding G-protein coupled receptor 171-like codes for MNRSYLEADRSEHCTVNDQMEPFTYFYYVIFLTGIIGSSVALWAFTRHGKNNKCINIYLINLLTSDFLLTLALPFKIVVDLGIAPWKLKIFHCQFSACLIYINMYASIIFLAFVSVDRYLQITQSSKLFRIQNVGFAKMMSGVVWGLVLFIMVPNMLIPIKTIKEKTLVTCAEFKQELGLNWHMLTNFICIAIFLNASAAILISNGLVLKRLCRNRNYENRQNVKQAMFNILVVTLGYVVCFVPYHIVRTPYTFTQNKVITDCSLKRSLFLAKESTLLLSVLNLCFDPVLYYHLSHSFRQKVSEAFKPQRQPSIKNTVPAEK; via the coding sequence ATGAATCGGTCTTATTTGGAAGCTGATCGCAGCGAGCACTGCACAGTCAACGACCAAATGGAACCATTCACTTACTTCTACTACGTGATCTTCTTGACTGGAATCATTGGGAGCTCTGTGGCGCTGTGGGCGTTCACTCGACATGGCAAAAACAACAAATGCATAAACATTTACCTGATCAACCTACTGACTTCAGACTTCTTACTGACCCTGGCCTTACCTTTTAAAATTGTTGTTGACTTGGGCATTGCCCCATGGAAACTGAAGATCTTCCACTGCCAGTTCTCTGCCTGCctcatatacataaacatgtacGCATCCATTATATTCTTAGCTTTTGTGAGCGTAGATCGGTACCTTCAGATAACTCAGAGCTCAAAACTGTTTAGGATACAGAACGTGGGATTTGCTAAAATGATGTCTGGAGTTGTGTGGGGGTTGGTGCTGTTCATCATGGTCCCAAACATGCTAATTCCCATCAAGACTATAAAAGAAAAAACTCTGGTCACCTGCGCCGAATTCAAACAGGAACTTGGACTCAACTGGCACATGCTTACAAATTTCATATGCATCGCTATATTTCTGAACGCTTCGGCCGCTATACTGATTTCAAATGGGCTGGTCTTGAAGCGCCTATGTCGAAACAGGAACTATGAGAATCGCCAAAATGTAAAGCAAGCTATGTTCAATATCCTGGTTGTCACCCTGGGAtacgttgtttgttttgttccgtaccacatcgttCGAACCCCATACACGTTTACACAGAACAAGGTCATCACCGACTGCTCGCTGAAGCGCTCGCTGTTTTTAGCGAAGGAAAGCACCTTGCTGTTGTCGGTGCTAAATCTTTGTTTTGATCCAGTCCTCTACTACCATCTCTCACACTCTTTTAGACAAAAGGTCTCGGAGGCATTCAAGCCACAAAGACAGCCTTCCATAAAAAACACAGTTCCggctgaaaaatga